In a genomic window of Halobiforma lacisalsi AJ5:
- a CDS encoding DUF7557 family protein — translation MSTSIRVSDETKEKLDRLKREDESFDELLDRLASDEEPIAVGSWDSDTADRARDAIDRSRESFE, via the coding sequence ATGAGTACCTCCATCCGGGTCTCGGACGAGACGAAAGAGAAGCTCGATCGCCTCAAGCGTGAGGACGAGAGTTTCGACGAGCTGTTGGATCGCCTGGCGAGCGACGAGGAACCGATCGCCGTCGGGTCGTGGGACTCGGATACCGCCGACCGTGCCCGGGATGCTATCGATCGGTCCCGAGAGAGCTTCGAGTAA
- a CDS encoding WDGH domain-containing protein, producing the protein MSKDKTLEEVYTDRNLLALTAAEMAVRLQRSLSPPESRYFDGGWYRSEADNTDTGEWAVVYLETPEGQASWHVPIDLARQSHLTELQSRWDGHTRREKNDRLRRFTGLDY; encoded by the coding sequence ATGAGCAAGGACAAAACCCTCGAGGAGGTCTACACTGATCGCAACCTACTCGCTCTGACGGCAGCAGAAATGGCAGTCCGACTCCAGCGCTCTCTGAGCCCGCCGGAATCGAGATACTTCGACGGCGGCTGGTATCGCTCGGAGGCGGACAACACCGACACTGGCGAGTGGGCGGTCGTCTACCTCGAGACGCCAGAGGGACAGGCAAGCTGGCACGTCCCGATCGACCTCGCCCGGCAGTCACATCTGACTGAGCTTCAATCCCGCTGGGACGGTCACACCCGACGTGAGAAGAACGACCGCCTCCGGCGTTTCACCGGTCTCGATTACTGA
- a CDS encoding PIN domain-containing protein: protein MTFLDSSVIIDMLEGVDETVAYVETQDEPYLTSAICVYEVLAGTLGRGETDVRTERERFGGVRALEFNEQIALEAARLQDELLADGERMAARDLMIAATARSTGDHLVVADSDFQTGVLEDKMDVTNLRSD, encoded by the coding sequence ATGACGTTTCTCGACTCGTCGGTTATTATCGACATGCTCGAGGGTGTCGATGAAACGGTCGCATACGTCGAAACACAGGATGAACCGTATCTGACCTCCGCGATCTGCGTTTACGAAGTTCTCGCAGGCACCCTCGGCCGTGGCGAGACGGATGTTCGGACGGAACGGGAACGTTTCGGCGGGGTCCGCGCCCTGGAGTTCAACGAGCAGATCGCACTCGAGGCTGCTCGGCTCCAGGACGAATTGCTTGCCGACGGAGAGCGAATGGCCGCTCGTGATCTGATGATCGCGGCTACAGCGCGTTCGACCGGAGATCACCTCGTCGTAGCCGATTCGGATTTTCAGACCGGTGTACTCGAGGACAAGATGGACGTCACGAACCTCCGCTCGGACTGA
- the tnpC gene encoding IS66 family transposase, producing the protein MNADDFTKEELLSRLLQLEQRVEELERENKRKDKKIDQKDERIEELETRLRKYENPHTPPSKRRSGTDESPTSQDDEDENVRTDGGTPGRKDGHDPEWRATADPDKEIDVTCDCCPECGEHFDESVGVSPRLVEEVPDPQPPEITRYNRHYYQCSSCGTETVATHPDCPDEGQFGVNVISQAALSRYDHRLPYRKIADRFEQLHGLELSGASAWHATERAARAGRCEYEQIRRQIQQAEIVHVDETGIKREGEQAWIWTFRTSEHTLYAVRESRGSDVPAEVLGEDFPGTVICDGWTAYPAFSSNLQRCWAHLLREAEDAASDHEEAEPVYRYLKQMFVGLQSWLETDPSLRERAQMHRSCQNGLRSLVGRSVTDEPVATLLGKIEGGIDHWLTFVGEPAVSPTNNAAENALREPVVLRKIIGTLRNDRGMFVHETILSLLATWRQQGRNPYEELRRVVNNNEMISRAHTEPAVETSG; encoded by the coding sequence GTGAACGCAGACGATTTCACCAAAGAAGAGCTCCTTTCTCGGCTTCTCCAACTTGAGCAACGAGTCGAAGAACTCGAACGGGAGAACAAGCGAAAGGACAAGAAAATCGATCAGAAGGACGAGCGGATAGAAGAACTCGAAACACGCCTTCGCAAATACGAAAATCCGCATACACCGCCCAGTAAGCGACGGTCGGGGACTGACGAGTCCCCGACCTCGCAGGACGACGAAGACGAGAATGTTCGAACCGATGGCGGTACTCCCGGACGGAAGGACGGTCACGACCCTGAGTGGCGTGCAACAGCAGATCCCGACAAAGAGATCGATGTCACCTGTGACTGTTGTCCCGAGTGTGGCGAACACTTCGACGAGTCGGTGGGCGTCAGCCCCCGACTCGTCGAGGAGGTTCCCGATCCACAGCCACCAGAAATCACCCGGTACAACCGTCACTACTACCAGTGCAGCTCTTGTGGAACAGAAACCGTTGCTACACACCCCGACTGCCCCGATGAGGGGCAGTTCGGGGTGAACGTCATCTCTCAAGCAGCACTTTCTCGGTACGATCACCGCCTCCCCTACCGGAAAATCGCTGACCGGTTCGAGCAACTGCATGGATTAGAACTCTCGGGCGCGTCCGCGTGGCACGCGACCGAGCGCGCTGCGCGCGCCGGTCGCTGCGAATACGAACAGATTCGAAGACAGATTCAGCAAGCAGAGATCGTTCACGTTGACGAAACCGGTATCAAACGCGAGGGTGAGCAGGCGTGGATTTGGACGTTTCGGACGAGCGAGCACACGCTATACGCCGTAAGGGAGAGTCGTGGAAGTGATGTTCCCGCGGAAGTCCTCGGCGAGGACTTCCCGGGAACGGTCATCTGCGATGGGTGGACGGCGTATCCAGCGTTCAGCAGTAACCTTCAGCGGTGCTGGGCACATCTTCTCCGAGAAGCTGAAGACGCTGCTAGTGACCACGAGGAGGCAGAACCCGTTTACCGGTATCTCAAGCAGATGTTCGTCGGTCTCCAGTCGTGGCTGGAGACCGACCCGAGTCTTCGTGAGAGAGCACAGATGCACCGCTCATGCCAGAACGGGCTTAGATCGCTCGTGGGGCGGTCAGTAACCGACGAACCAGTGGCAACACTACTCGGGAAAATCGAAGGAGGGATCGACCACTGGCTCACCTTCGTCGGTGAGCCAGCGGTCTCCCCGACGAACAACGCAGCTGAGAACGCACTTCGTGAACCAGTCGTTCTCCGGAAAATCATCGGGACACTCCGTAACGATCGAGGTATGTTCGTTCACGAGACGATCTTGTCCCTGCTGGCGACATGGCGCCAGCAGGGACGCAATCCCTACGAAGAACTTCGCCGAGTCGTCAACAACAATGAGATGATATCACGGGCTCACACTGAACCGGCTGTTGAGACTTCGGGGTAA